A genome region from Nitrospira sp. includes the following:
- the rplI gene encoding 50S ribosomal protein L9 — MKVILQETLEGVGDLGDLLDVSNGFARNYLLPRKKAVEANSRNIKEFEHAKRAAAEKAKKEKQDIEAHGKKISAVSLTVSAQVGKDDKMFGSVTAKDIAEGLAEQGFTVDRRKIQLAQPIKELGTFAIAIKLPREVTATIAVHVVRKQDEQAEPEEAAPTA, encoded by the coding sequence ATGAAGGTGATTCTCCAAGAAACACTCGAAGGCGTGGGCGACCTCGGCGACCTTTTGGACGTCTCCAACGGGTTTGCCCGCAACTATCTCTTGCCCCGCAAGAAGGCTGTGGAAGCCAATAGCCGGAACATCAAAGAATTCGAACATGCCAAGCGGGCCGCCGCCGAGAAAGCCAAGAAGGAAAAACAGGACATCGAGGCGCACGGCAAGAAGATCTCGGCCGTGTCCCTGACGGTCTCCGCCCAGGTCGGAAAAGACGACAAGATGTTCGGGTCCGTCACGGCCAAGGATATCGCGGAAGGGTTGGCTGAACAGGGGTTCACTGTGGATCGCCGCAAGATCCAGCTGGCCCAGCCCATCAAAGAACTCGGCACCTTTGCCATCGCGATCAAGCTGCCACGCGAAGTCACCGCGACCATCGCGGTCCACGTGGTGAGGAAGCAGGACGAGCAGGCAGAACCGGAAGAAGCCGCACCAACCGCATAA